From a region of the Alnus glutinosa chromosome 1, dhAlnGlut1.1, whole genome shotgun sequence genome:
- the LOC133858563 gene encoding uncharacterized protein LOC133858563 → MSRSSMAKKLCHAKKAWKSFTITLQSKLHKLRTSRAIKAATRHLVAVRSFRFLFPFKRQSLNKPSYQYGRQYYNQFHNNFSAIHIDELVPGRSKTLHAHAETSKGKEVVDEKSLPRKSESAYGIEDAWKAVVASSPHLRGVDDRAEDFISKFHEDMKLQKERSLLEFQEMLARSA, encoded by the coding sequence ATGTCTCGCTCCAGCATGGCAAAGAAGCTTTGCCACGCTAAGAAGGCGTGGAAGAGCTTCACCATCACACTCCAATCCAAGCTCCACAAGCTCAGGACCTCCAGAGCCATAAAAGCCGCCACTCGCCACCTCGTCGCGGTGCGCTCCTTCCGCTTCCTTTTCCCGTTCAAACGACAGAGTCTCAACAAACCCTCCTACCAATACGGCCGGCAATACTACAACCAGtttcataataatttttctgccatacacatAGACGAGCTCGTCCCAGGGCGCTCCAAGACTTTGCATGCGCATGCAGAAACAAGCAAAGGCAAAGAAGTGGTTGACGAGAAAAGTTTGCCGAGAAAGAGCGAGAGCGCGTACGGTATTGAGGATGCGTGGAAGGCCGTTGTTGCTTCATCGCCGCATCTTCGAGGAGTGGATGATAGAGCGGAGGATTTCATCTCCAAGTTCCATGAAGATATGAAGCTCCAGAAGGAAAGGTCGCTTCTCGAGTTCCAGGAGATGTTGGCCCGCAGTGCCTAA
- the LOC133873828 gene encoding probable glutathione S-transferase, with translation MASQAVKLLGFWASPYSRRVEWALKLKGVDYEYVEEDIFNKSPLLLQLNPVHKKIPVLVHDQKVVAESFVILEYIDETWKQSPLLPQDPYERAKARFWARFGDEKLFKAWSAMCSLGEEKEKAVKLAIEAMEKIEEEIKGKKFFGGESIGYLDVALGWISYWLPVWDEVGSMQIFDPRTFPATTSWTSNFLNHPIIKENIPPRDKMFLYFHGRSKALSSVRPSSVA, from the exons ATGGCAAGCCAAGCTGTGAAGCTTTTGGGATTTTGGGCTAGCCCATATTCCCGGCGGGTTGAATGGGCTCTGAAGCTCAAGGGTGTTGATTATGAGTACGTTGAAGAAGACATCTTTAACAAGAGCCCTCTTCTCTTGCAGCTGAACCCTGTTCACAAAAAGATTCCAGTTCTGGTACATGACCAGAAAGTGGTCGCCGAATCTTTCGTTATTCTTGAGTACATCGACGAGACATGGAAACAGAGTCCATTGCTGCCTCAAGATCCTTATGAAAGAGCCAAAGCGCGATTTTGGGCCAGATTTGGAGACGAGAAG CTTTTTAAAGCATGGAGTGCTATGTGTTCCCtgggagaggaaaaagaaaaggcagtgAAATTAGCCATAGAGGCCATGGAAAAGATAGAGGAAGAGATCAAAGGGAAGAAGTTTTTCGGAGGGGAGAGCATTGGGTATTTGGACGTTGCATTGGGGTGGATCTCTTACTGGCTCCCTGTTTGGGACGAAGTCGGGTCAATGCAGATTTTCGACCCACGAACATTTCCTGCCACCACTTCATGGACGAGCAACTTTCTCAATCACCCGATCATCAAGGAAAACATACCACCTAGGGACAAaatgtttctttattttcatgGTCGCAGCAAAGCATTGTCCTCTGTTCGTCCATCATCAGTGGCTTAA